In Salinibacter sp. 10B, the following proteins share a genomic window:
- the mcrC gene encoding 5-methylcytosine-specific restriction endonuclease system specificity protein McrC, whose translation MSQIPIENVYYLLCYAWGQMREGEIAETGASKQTELVDLFAKVLINGTERVLKQGLDRGYVTQSEDTSRPRGRIDFDTSLKRALLPRARVHCQYDTLSRDVLHNRILKSTLGDLAQVESIDEDLRRKLLTLQRRFGEVSDVPLRRSLFRRVQLHSNNAFYRFLLNICSLVERNLDLTEEGEGRQFRDFLRDKATMSTVFEDFVLNFYDREQEVYDVSSPYISWDVEGKPPDRLPRMETDVVLTSSDRTIVIDTKFYENPLVSNWEQKRYRSEHLYQLFSYLQNAETKGRRWKDAKGILLYAATDTDLDEKAFEVRGHKMQAHSIDLDQKWWKIHDDLLTLVNIST comes from the coding sequence ATGTCCCAGATCCCGATTGAAAATGTGTACTACCTGCTCTGCTACGCGTGGGGGCAGATGAGGGAGGGTGAGATCGCGGAGACTGGTGCAAGCAAGCAGACCGAGCTGGTTGATCTGTTTGCCAAGGTTCTCATCAATGGGACCGAGCGGGTCCTGAAGCAGGGACTAGATCGAGGATACGTTACCCAGTCCGAAGACACTTCCAGGCCCCGCGGCCGCATCGACTTCGACACCTCGCTGAAGCGTGCGCTTCTTCCTCGCGCTCGGGTTCACTGCCAGTACGATACCCTCAGCCGCGATGTCCTTCATAACCGGATTCTGAAGAGCACGCTTGGCGACTTGGCTCAGGTAGAAAGCATAGACGAGGACCTTCGAAGAAAGCTTCTTACCTTGCAACGGCGGTTCGGAGAGGTAAGCGATGTGCCTCTCCGCCGGTCGCTGTTTCGGCGCGTTCAGCTTCACAGCAACAACGCGTTCTACCGATTCCTCTTGAACATTTGCTCGCTGGTAGAACGGAACCTCGATTTGACAGAAGAGGGAGAGGGCCGCCAGTTTCGTGACTTTCTGCGCGATAAGGCCACCATGTCTACGGTCTTCGAGGACTTCGTATTGAACTTCTACGATCGGGAGCAGGAAGTCTACGACGTAAGCTCTCCGTACATCTCCTGGGATGTCGAGGGGAAGCCTCCAGATCGGCTTCCGCGGATGGAGACCGACGTGGTGCTTACCTCCTCAGACCGGACGATCGTCATAGACACGAAGTTCTACGAGAATCCGCTCGTCTCCAATTGGGAGCAGAAGCGATATCGGTCTGAGCACCTATACCAGCTCTTCTCGTATCTGCAGAATGCAGAGACGAAAGGGCGAAGGTGGAAAGATGCCAAGGGAATTCTACTGTATGCAGCAACGGACACTGACCTCGACGAGAAAGCTTTTGAAGTTCGAGGGCATAAGATGCAAGCCCACAGCATTGACCTCGATCAGAAGTGGTGGAAGATACATGATGATCTCCTTACTCTCGTCAATATTTCTACTTGA
- a CDS encoding AAA family ATPase: MPELKPLLKEFAEIADEWFEDREFLVEHYEFIQDFFRPENLQEAEWENFQELGKQIHALTTNPMAYERAFGNPNHPIERYRKSFEYLARGDDPLPKRLDEIQSNREPYGLKFLSESSIGELAGKLFAENYLVFNRRSRKGLEYLGYDIPTQGLSFGERFVQLTETAQPVIEKYNEVVGARTEVPVYLEVDQFFNWTFETQFEQNGEKKRKSRPADQQQNKWLIAAGRDSKFWEYWQDQGFIAIGWDELGDLRQYGSPEEMVQEVERVSKVDAKACWEFTRTMKEGDLVFVKGGNTSLLGAGIVTSGYRYDSGDKKRNRNQRDVKWVRTGDWETLPRSFPRSDWDRNKKESDKWREEPRILPRKTLTEVGKYDRMAAELEILLGIDGQIEAGYRDPLSIDDEVLRAAVEKVIRPCVEDKVFREGGESYLYDQRVPTGQKHLLPEALEEAPVTHAQEALPSDTNPLGWQEVDRARNAFDAAGPEEVRERLQDLLRGDRSLQSRLQSFLEWGQFEGEGKTVGINGTVASYFLAVVHPPLCAFCKPSTYQVAAEALLGPDAAKTASDEAGRIVHASRLYGDVLRRLRREYGLPLRNLWDVHAAFYILSSTSDHYPEASWDKLLDMEKAKAKGSEGKASRVFKVAPGKEAKFWEECREEGYICVGWEEVGDLRDYESESDFRAAFYDRYYPNLYDRKQKASEKAGELWTLREMDSGDRIVANRGTSEVLAVGRVAESGYEWDDGREDYNHVVHVDWDPSFAQTIPERSHWAVKTVKELQEDFVDRVLKDESPEPFAVEEATSDLFYETETFLGWLDRLQKKKNIILQGPPGVGKTFVSKKLAYVLLEEKAEGRVKMVQLHQSYTYEDFIRGYRPKPDGGFQLQDGVFFEFCQKAKKDPENDYVFIIDEINRGNLSKVFGELMMLIEKDKRGPQEAVPLAYQREETDPFGKQFYVPENVYLIGMMNTADRSLAMVDYALRRRFAFVDMEPRFTADRFRAFLEEVGVGAELIDKITTKLPALNEEIADDDNLGEGFKIGHSYFCPDEDETPSEEWYQKVIDREIAPLLKEYWFDAPETAEKEIEELRA, from the coding sequence ATGCCAGAACTGAAGCCGCTTCTCAAAGAGTTCGCCGAGATTGCCGACGAGTGGTTTGAAGACCGCGAGTTTCTGGTTGAGCATTACGAGTTCATACAGGACTTCTTTCGTCCGGAGAACCTCCAAGAGGCCGAATGGGAGAACTTTCAAGAGTTGGGCAAGCAGATTCATGCCCTAACTACGAATCCCATGGCCTACGAGCGGGCATTCGGTAACCCAAATCACCCAATTGAACGCTATCGGAAAAGCTTCGAGTACCTCGCTCGCGGGGATGATCCTCTTCCGAAGCGTCTCGACGAGATCCAGTCGAACAGGGAGCCGTACGGCCTCAAGTTCCTTTCGGAGAGCTCGATAGGCGAACTCGCCGGAAAGCTGTTCGCAGAGAACTACCTCGTGTTTAATCGCCGTTCGCGGAAGGGTTTGGAATATCTCGGCTACGACATTCCGACGCAGGGACTAAGTTTCGGAGAACGCTTCGTTCAGCTGACTGAAACGGCCCAGCCAGTCATTGAGAAGTACAACGAAGTCGTTGGCGCGCGGACGGAGGTCCCAGTTTACCTGGAGGTCGATCAGTTCTTCAATTGGACCTTCGAGACCCAATTCGAGCAGAACGGGGAGAAGAAACGGAAATCTCGGCCAGCGGATCAGCAGCAGAACAAGTGGCTAATTGCCGCAGGTCGAGATTCAAAGTTTTGGGAGTACTGGCAAGATCAGGGGTTCATTGCAATTGGCTGGGACGAGCTTGGCGATCTTCGCCAGTATGGAAGTCCCGAGGAGATGGTGCAGGAAGTCGAGCGGGTATCAAAGGTCGACGCAAAGGCGTGCTGGGAGTTTACCCGGACGATGAAGGAGGGGGATCTCGTGTTTGTAAAGGGGGGCAATACCTCCCTCCTCGGTGCAGGGATAGTTACTTCTGGATACCGCTACGACTCCGGTGACAAGAAGCGGAACAGAAACCAGCGAGACGTGAAGTGGGTCCGCACCGGTGATTGGGAAACTCTTCCTCGCAGCTTCCCCCGGTCGGATTGGGACCGCAATAAGAAAGAGTCGGACAAGTGGCGAGAGGAGCCCCGAATCCTTCCCCGTAAGACCCTCACCGAGGTTGGCAAATACGACCGAATGGCCGCTGAGCTGGAGATTCTGCTCGGGATCGATGGGCAGATAGAGGCAGGGTACCGGGACCCACTCTCCATCGACGACGAGGTTCTGAGGGCGGCCGTTGAGAAAGTGATTCGCCCATGCGTCGAAGACAAGGTCTTCCGCGAAGGCGGCGAATCCTACCTTTACGACCAGCGGGTTCCCACTGGGCAAAAGCATCTTCTTCCGGAGGCCCTGGAAGAAGCCCCAGTTACACATGCCCAGGAGGCACTTCCAAGCGACACCAATCCCCTCGGATGGCAGGAAGTCGACCGCGCGCGAAACGCCTTCGACGCTGCCGGCCCTGAGGAGGTGCGGGAGAGGCTCCAGGACCTTTTGCGTGGAGACCGGTCCCTCCAGTCCCGTCTTCAGTCCTTTCTCGAATGGGGCCAGTTCGAGGGAGAAGGAAAAACGGTTGGAATCAACGGCACCGTTGCCAGCTACTTCCTGGCGGTTGTGCATCCGCCACTTTGTGCCTTCTGCAAGCCAAGTACCTACCAGGTTGCCGCTGAAGCTCTTTTGGGACCGGACGCGGCCAAAACTGCTAGTGATGAGGCCGGCCGGATCGTTCATGCCTCCCGTCTTTATGGGGACGTCCTCCGCCGTCTGCGACGCGAGTACGGTCTTCCGCTTCGGAATCTCTGGGACGTGCACGCGGCCTTCTACATTCTCTCGTCTACTTCTGACCATTACCCAGAAGCGTCTTGGGACAAACTTTTGGACATGGAAAAAGCGAAGGCCAAAGGCAGTGAAGGAAAGGCTTCCCGCGTCTTCAAAGTTGCCCCTGGAAAGGAGGCAAAATTCTGGGAGGAGTGCAGAGAAGAAGGCTACATTTGCGTCGGGTGGGAGGAGGTCGGGGACCTTCGTGACTACGAAAGCGAAAGCGACTTTCGGGCCGCGTTTTATGACCGGTACTATCCGAATCTCTATGATCGGAAGCAGAAAGCCTCTGAAAAGGCGGGCGAGCTATGGACGCTTCGTGAGATGGATTCGGGCGATCGGATCGTTGCAAACCGAGGAACCAGCGAGGTGCTCGCGGTCGGTCGGGTTGCCGAGTCCGGCTATGAATGGGACGACGGCCGCGAAGACTACAACCACGTGGTCCACGTCGACTGGGACCCCAGTTTCGCCCAGACGATTCCAGAACGGTCTCATTGGGCCGTAAAGACAGTGAAAGAGCTCCAGGAGGACTTTGTCGATCGAGTCCTCAAAGACGAAAGTCCAGAGCCATTTGCAGTAGAAGAAGCGACCAGCGACCTCTTTTATGAAACGGAAACGTTTCTGGGCTGGCTGGATCGCCTTCAAAAGAAGAAAAACATTATTCTCCAGGGGCCGCCTGGCGTCGGAAAGACGTTTGTCTCAAAGAAGCTCGCCTACGTGCTTTTGGAGGAGAAGGCAGAGGGTCGCGTAAAGATGGTCCAGCTCCACCAGTCCTACACTTACGAGGACTTCATCCGGGGATATCGGCCGAAGCCAGACGGTGGATTCCAGCTTCAGGACGGGGTGTTTTTTGAGTTCTGCCAGAAGGCCAAAAAGGACCCGGAGAACGATTACGTCTTCATCATCGACGAAATCAACCGGGGCAACCTCAGCAAGGTCTTCGGAGAGCTGATGATGCTTATCGAGAAGGACAAGCGCGGCCCGCAGGAGGCAGTACCCCTGGCCTATCAGCGTGAAGAGACCGATCCATTTGGAAAGCAGTTCTACGTTCCGGAGAACGTCTACCTGATCGGCATGATGAACACGGCGGATCGCTCCCTGGCTATGGTTGACTACGCTCTCCGCCGGCGTTTTGCATTCGTGGACATGGAACCCCGCTTCACGGCGGATCGCTTTCGGGCGTTTCTGGAGGAGGTAGGTGTTGGCGCTGAACTGATTGACAAGATCACCACCAAGCTCCCTGCCCTAAACGAAGAGATTGCCGATGACGACAACCTCGGAGAGGGCTTCAAAATCGGACACAGCTACTTCTGCCCCGATGAGGACGAGACTCCCAGCGAGGAGTGGTATCAAAAAGTGATCGATCGAGAGATTGCACCTCTTCTCAAAGAATACTGGTTTGACGCTCCGGAGACGGCCGAGAAAGAGATTGAGGAGCTGAGAGCGTAA
- a CDS encoding XRE family transcriptional regulator yields MHNVDYEALGQRLRQARNQAHMSQKEAAEHLDITPSALSQYESGKRKIGALTLERLGRLYGIPLSSLFPDSGEDERPDWEAALFGQADDLSPQGRKGVAKLIRRVRQFRELHERTGEELPSSPHHAFKPLPERDYPPEDVELFAEEARDHFDLGSAPLSRVKGFIEQVGAYVFGVPLGDLTEDISGLFFTHPDLGPVVAVNSDQYYGRRPFTMGHELAHVLFHYNRPAILCRSQDKPPSERFADRFSARFLVPRKALLERLRQMGVEKVEHPEQVVHLARHFGISYLAMFYRLKAERKIDPKSADYESVRPVSLARRLGYAPSDHEYRDLKWPLEDRLPQRYIELAYKAWQDGDISKRRAAELLGISAIELEERVEEEAASPERPEAYHDLE; encoded by the coding sequence ATGCACAATGTAGATTACGAGGCTCTCGGCCAGCGCCTTCGACAAGCTCGGAATCAGGCGCACATGAGCCAGAAGGAGGCTGCCGAGCACCTCGACATTACTCCATCTGCCCTCAGCCAGTATGAATCTGGCAAGCGGAAGATTGGGGCTTTAACTTTAGAGCGCCTCGGCCGTCTCTACGGCATTCCTCTCTCCTCGCTTTTTCCCGATAGTGGGGAAGATGAGCGCCCCGACTGGGAGGCAGCCCTCTTCGGTCAGGCCGACGATCTCTCGCCTCAGGGACGAAAGGGCGTCGCGAAGTTGATCCGCCGCGTACGGCAGTTTCGGGAGCTCCATGAGAGAACGGGAGAAGAGCTACCTAGCTCTCCTCACCATGCCTTCAAGCCGCTCCCCGAGCGAGACTATCCGCCGGAAGATGTGGAGCTTTTTGCCGAGGAGGCCAGAGATCACTTCGATCTCGGGTCTGCTCCCCTTTCCCGGGTGAAGGGGTTTATTGAGCAGGTCGGTGCCTACGTGTTCGGCGTACCGCTTGGCGACCTGACGGAGGACATCTCAGGGCTGTTCTTTACCCATCCGGACCTGGGCCCAGTGGTAGCCGTCAATTCCGACCAGTACTATGGGCGGCGCCCCTTCACGATGGGTCATGAGCTGGCTCACGTGCTCTTCCATTACAACCGGCCCGCCATTCTTTGCAGGAGCCAGGACAAGCCGCCTTCAGAGCGGTTCGCGGATCGGTTCTCTGCCCGTTTCCTGGTTCCGCGCAAGGCGCTTTTGGAGCGGCTTCGTCAGATGGGGGTCGAGAAGGTTGAACACCCAGAGCAGGTGGTGCACCTTGCCCGACACTTCGGGATCAGCTACTTGGCGATGTTCTACCGGCTCAAGGCCGAACGGAAGATTGATCCGAAGTCGGCTGATTACGAATCCGTGCGGCCTGTCAGTCTAGCCCGTCGCCTCGGCTATGCGCCCTCTGACCACGAGTACCGAGATCTAAAGTGGCCGCTTGAAGACCGTCTGCCTCAGCGCTACATCGAACTGGCGTACAAGGCCTGGCAAGACGGGGATATTTCCAAGCGCCGGGCCGCGGAGCTTCTCGGCATAAGTGCCATCGAATTGGAGGAACGAGTTGAGGAGGAAGCTGCTTCTCCGGAACGTCCGGAGGCCTATCATGATCTTGAGTAG
- the dgt gene encoding dGTP triphosphohydrolase, with protein MSRPLYTEEEKERIQPRDSNEENYRSVFRRDYARLLHSPSFRRLDGKTQLFPDHESDFFRNRLTHSLEVAQVAKSIAIRFNATGDLDDDINTDLVEFAALAHDIGHPPFGHNGEEALDECMLDAGGFEGNAQTLRIIARLEKKKYRTPPGKLGIDDNGNDQRLGLNLTYRSLASVLKYDRQIPRHRRERTGTEKGFYCTSQNLVDKIKSRVTGDRQLSDFKTVECSIMDIADDIAYSTYDLEDAFQAGFLQPMDLLGIDPDTAEEVAEEVEGTMEEEEQNIREAGFPDEADKYVECIGDNGYDSDRIREIMFDIFRDHVISEVESSSEPSSVSSQTPGPDDSTSENAEEPEDLTPKEMIELLGSPDYQVSKGSLFYREAKDVAKQSFRREKFTSDLIGQFIQSTHLLVNEDIPALSRAYVDPTYRERIETLKHFTFISQIQSARLQVVEYRGKDIVKQIFDALNKPGGERLLPDDYRLIHDRAKDELKKRTICDFVAGMTDRYALDYYARITSGDEQTIFKPY; from the coding sequence ATGAGCAGGCCCCTGTATACCGAGGAGGAAAAAGAGAGGATACAGCCGAGAGACTCGAATGAGGAAAATTACCGGTCGGTATTCCGCCGGGACTATGCTCGTCTTCTCCATTCGCCGAGCTTCCGCCGATTAGATGGGAAAACGCAACTCTTCCCTGATCACGAGTCTGATTTCTTCCGCAACCGGCTGACACATAGCCTTGAAGTTGCTCAGGTTGCCAAGTCAATAGCGATACGTTTCAACGCTACAGGGGATTTAGATGACGACATCAATACTGATCTCGTCGAGTTTGCTGCGCTTGCCCATGATATTGGACATCCTCCTTTCGGTCACAACGGGGAAGAGGCACTTGACGAGTGCATGCTCGATGCTGGAGGATTCGAGGGCAATGCTCAAACTTTACGCATCATAGCCCGACTCGAAAAGAAAAAGTATCGCACGCCCCCAGGTAAACTTGGCATCGACGACAACGGCAACGACCAGCGACTAGGATTGAATTTGACGTACCGTTCGCTTGCATCCGTTCTGAAATATGATCGGCAGATCCCACGACATCGGCGCGAACGGACTGGCACGGAGAAGGGATTTTACTGCACCTCCCAAAACCTCGTCGACAAAATAAAAAGCCGAGTGACAGGTGATAGACAGCTCTCGGATTTCAAGACGGTCGAGTGTAGCATCATGGACATTGCCGATGACATTGCCTATTCGACCTATGATTTGGAGGATGCGTTTCAGGCTGGATTCTTACAACCGATGGATTTGCTTGGCATTGATCCTGATACAGCCGAAGAGGTAGCAGAGGAGGTTGAAGGCACTATGGAAGAAGAGGAGCAAAACATCCGGGAAGCTGGGTTTCCAGATGAAGCCGACAAGTATGTTGAGTGCATCGGAGACAATGGCTACGACTCGGACCGCATTCGGGAGATCATGTTCGACATCTTTCGCGATCACGTCATCTCAGAGGTCGAGTCCTCATCCGAACCCTCTTCTGTTTCTTCTCAGACTCCTGGACCTGATGACTCGACATCAGAAAATGCCGAGGAGCCGGAGGATTTAACCCCAAAGGAGATGATAGAACTCCTCGGTTCCCCGGACTATCAGGTCAGTAAAGGCTCTCTCTTCTACCGCGAGGCCAAGGACGTAGCGAAACAGTCATTTCGCCGTGAGAAGTTCACGTCAGACCTCATTGGGCAGTTCATCCAGTCGACACATCTTTTGGTCAATGAAGACATACCTGCTCTTTCTCGTGCGTACGTAGATCCGACTTATCGCGAGCGGATAGAGACGCTGAAGCATTTCACTTTCATCTCGCAGATTCAATCGGCCCGCTTGCAAGTAGTAGAATACCGTGGGAAGGACATCGTCAAGCAAATTTTTGACGCACTCAATAAACCTGGTGGCGAGCGACTTCTACCAGATGACTACCGGTTGATTCATGACCGTGCCAAGGACGAACTCAAGAAGCGCACGATCTGCGACTTTGTCGCCGGTATGACCGACCGCTACGCCCTCGACTACTACGCCCGTATCACCTCGGGCGACGAACAGACGATCTTCAAGCCGTACTGA